One Candidatus Zixiibacteriota bacterium DNA window includes the following coding sequences:
- a CDS encoding glycosyltransferase: MALPRVFLIFNKTDWPCFTRQDEVRAIAAVGRKRGFTVIAVNRPLCPLSTAIRKRHRVSEYFRKERLEPIAENLFLASPKYWLSDVVAWRYPWITRRNVVTLRKWYDRVRTQLGLGSEPPLVWYYHPVQGYVSRLFPGAPTVYEMYDYLADAGDNPDVVGQRLEVAQRSQVDVLICVTPSLHQRYASFYKNAWISGNGLSQSALSRFESDGITVDPRVAAIAHPRLGYAGVISKRLDWPLLRALVERNPAWQFVFVGRQQEDYCTRWLGSAPNVHFLGEVERDHVPEVVAGFDVGLLPYLPSEFICHSNPLKFYEAAAAGVPSVSAPNDLLASFPDELVRTVACNPEEWEAAIQAALTLRPADLRRRYAAVLGEHTWEKIAERVVDNLIAAV; this comes from the coding sequence ATGGCGCTACCTCGGGTTTTCTTGATATTCAATAAGACGGACTGGCCGTGTTTCACGCGGCAGGATGAAGTCCGTGCGATCGCGGCGGTCGGCCGGAAGCGGGGATTCACAGTGATTGCGGTCAATCGACCGCTGTGCCCGCTGTCGACTGCTATACGGAAGCGGCACCGCGTGAGCGAGTATTTTAGAAAGGAGAGACTCGAACCGATCGCGGAAAATCTCTTTCTGGCGTCCCCAAAGTACTGGCTGAGCGATGTTGTCGCCTGGCGTTATCCGTGGATCACGCGCCGCAATGTGGTGACACTGCGGAAGTGGTACGATCGCGTGCGCACGCAGCTCGGGCTGGGGTCGGAGCCGCCGTTGGTGTGGTACTATCATCCGGTCCAGGGCTATGTCTCACGGTTGTTCCCCGGAGCGCCAACCGTGTACGAGATGTACGATTACCTGGCCGATGCCGGCGACAATCCGGATGTTGTCGGGCAGAGACTGGAGGTTGCTCAGCGATCGCAGGTGGATGTCTTGATCTGCGTTACGCCCTCCCTGCACCAGCGTTATGCTTCCTTTTACAAGAACGCCTGGATATCCGGCAACGGCCTATCGCAGTCAGCACTGAGCCGATTCGAAAGCGACGGCATCACGGTCGACCCGCGCGTGGCGGCGATTGCTCATCCGCGGCTGGGATACGCGGGGGTGATTTCCAAGCGACTGGACTGGCCCTTGCTCCGGGCGCTGGTTGAGCGCAATCCCGCGTGGCAGTTTGTCTTCGTCGGCCGGCAACAGGAGGATTACTGCACACGCTGGCTCGGGTCGGCGCCGAACGTACATTTCCTGGGCGAAGTGGAGCGCGACCATGTGCCGGAGGTTGTGGCCGGATTCGACGTCGGACTGCTCCCCTACCTGCCCAGCGAGTTCATCTGTCACTCGAATCCACTGAAATTTTACGAGGCGGCCGCGGCGGGTGTGCCCTCGGTCTCTGCTCCCAATGACCTACTGGCGAGCTTTCCCGACGAGCTGGTGCGCACGGTCGCGTGCAACCCGGAAGAATGGGAAGCGGCGATTCAAGCGGCCCTGACGCTGCGACCGGCGGACCTGCGGCGGCGCTACGCGGCTGTTCTTGGCGAGCATACGTGGGAGAAGATCGCGGAGCGGGTGGTTGACAACCTGATCGCCGCAGTGTGA
- a CDS encoding glycosyltransferase produces MTTRNLPQLILIFLSVDWPLFSRRPMLTALAAKAAEQGSTVVAINRPLCPVSTVVRKRSRVPELLSRSRLETVAPNLHLYSPKYLLHDSLARRAAPITAANVLALQRSLGALKRRLGVHEPAPVVWYYNPQQAYVTQIYRQSFNVWELYDELVTIAGRMPAGVLDDERRYRERVHLLLATSPKLLATYGGPYPQAHLTDNGLARGTWEQLQRSDLEPLAALAAIPHPRVGFAGVISERLEWKLLLELGQRRPDWQFVFAGRIARPELAARLGSRKNFHYLGELSLEQLPSLLIGLDVSIMPYRDNRFFAALNPLKIYEAAAAGLHSVSSPIEMLHNFPRTVVTVCRMEVNDWLTAIAAALARDDKVEREQRRRFSGRFLWDDIAARTLARIAELRSAGHRQP; encoded by the coding sequence GTGACGACCCGGAATTTGCCGCAACTCATACTCATCTTTCTGTCCGTCGACTGGCCGTTGTTTTCGCGGCGGCCGATGTTGACGGCGTTGGCGGCGAAGGCGGCCGAGCAAGGCAGCACGGTCGTTGCGATCAATCGCCCGCTGTGCCCGGTGTCGACGGTCGTCCGCAAACGCAGCCGGGTGCCAGAGTTGTTGTCGCGTTCCCGGCTTGAGACCGTCGCGCCGAATCTCCATCTCTATTCGCCCAAATACCTGCTGCATGACAGCCTGGCCCGAAGGGCGGCGCCGATCACGGCGGCCAACGTGCTGGCACTCCAGCGCAGTCTGGGCGCGCTGAAGCGGCGGCTGGGCGTCCATGAGCCAGCACCGGTGGTCTGGTATTACAATCCCCAGCAAGCGTATGTGACGCAGATTTATCGGCAGAGCTTCAACGTCTGGGAGCTCTACGACGAATTGGTGACGATTGCGGGGCGAATGCCGGCCGGTGTCCTGGACGATGAACGGCGTTACCGCGAGCGCGTGCATCTGCTGCTGGCAACCTCGCCGAAGCTGCTGGCCACCTATGGCGGTCCGTATCCCCAGGCACACTTGACCGACAACGGATTGGCACGGGGCACGTGGGAGCAACTGCAGCGGTCCGATCTGGAACCGCTGGCCGCGCTTGCCGCGATTCCGCATCCGCGGGTCGGATTTGCCGGGGTGATTTCGGAGCGACTTGAGTGGAAGTTGCTGCTGGAGTTGGGGCAGCGACGGCCGGACTGGCAATTCGTTTTTGCCGGACGAATCGCACGGCCGGAACTCGCGGCGCGACTGGGATCGCGGAAGAACTTCCACTATCTCGGAGAGCTTAGTCTTGAGCAGTTGCCGTCGTTGCTGATCGGGCTGGACGTGTCCATCATGCCGTATCGGGACAATCGCTTCTTTGCTGCCCTCAACCCGCTCAAGATCTACGAAGCGGCGGCGGCGGGGCTGCACTCCGTATCGTCACCGATCGAGATGTTGCACAACTTCCCCCGGACCGTCGTCACGGTCTGTCGGATGGAGGTTAACGACTGGCTAACGGCAATCGCGGCAGCGCTCGCCCGCGACGACAAGGTTGAGCGCGAACAGCGACGACGTTTCAGCGGCCGCTTTCTGTGGGATGACATTGCCGCGCGGACGCTCGCGCGGATCGCCGAGTTGCGGAGCGCCGGCCATCGGCAACCTTGA
- a CDS encoding STAS domain-containing protein — MKVTVSEKNGVSVIAVSGKMMGGPDTGELDEKLYALLAKGNKNAVVDLLNCEWINSSGLSILIHHYKKFKDAGGELRLANLTDKIERIMVISRLTEVFSVHDTLDDAVAAARKG, encoded by the coding sequence ATGAAAGTTACCGTCTCAGAAAAAAACGGCGTGAGCGTCATCGCCGTGTCGGGCAAAATGATGGGCGGCCCCGATACCGGCGAATTGGATGAAAAACTCTACGCGCTACTCGCCAAGGGCAACAAAAACGCCGTCGTCGACCTGCTCAATTGCGAGTGGATCAATTCGTCCGGCTTGTCGATCCTGATCCATCACTACAAAAAATTCAAGGACGCCGGCGGCGAACTGCGGCTGGCCAATCTGACCGACAAAATCGAACGCATCATGGTCATCTCGCGCCTGACCGAGGTCTTCTCGGTGCACGATACCCTGGATGACGCCGTCGCTGCCGCCCGCAAGGGTTAG
- a CDS encoding ATP-binding cassette domain-containing protein — MIETRDLCKNFKDKKRGVVKAVDHVNFNCKAGEVYGLLGPNGAGKTTTLRIISTALKPTSGTALINGVDVSKEPQKVREQIGFLSGNTGLYGRLTAREMVAYFGKLYGMDDSLVARRTQELFTLLDMNKFADSRNEKLSTGMKQKVSIVRSVLHDPPVMVFDEPTSGLDVMSSRTIVDFIKKCRDDGKCVIFSTHIMSEAMRLCDRVAIIHNGRIYKEGTVNRLLEETQTNNLEDAFIKIVGE; from the coding sequence ATGATCGAAACACGGGATCTCTGCAAGAACTTCAAAGACAAGAAGCGCGGCGTCGTCAAAGCCGTCGACCACGTCAACTTCAACTGCAAAGCCGGCGAGGTCTACGGTCTCCTCGGCCCCAACGGCGCCGGTAAGACGACGACCTTGCGCATCATTTCCACCGCGCTGAAGCCTACCTCCGGCACCGCGCTGATCAACGGCGTCGATGTCAGCAAAGAGCCGCAGAAAGTGCGCGAACAGATCGGCTTTCTCTCCGGCAATACCGGCCTCTACGGCCGCCTGACCGCGCGCGAAATGGTCGCCTACTTCGGCAAGCTCTACGGCATGGACGACAGCCTCGTGGCGCGCCGTACGCAGGAACTGTTTACCCTGCTCGACATGAACAAATTCGCCGATTCGCGTAACGAGAAACTGTCGACCGGCATGAAACAGAAAGTCTCGATCGTCCGTTCCGTCCTGCACGATCCGCCCGTGATGGTCTTCGACGAGCCGACCTCCGGCCTCGATGTCATGAGCTCGCGCACCATCGTCGACTTCATCAAGAAGTGTCGCGATGACGGCAAGTGCGTCATCTTCTCGACGCATATCATGTCCGAGGCGATGCGCCTTTGCGACCGCGTTGCGATCATCCACAACGGCCGCATTTACAAAGAGGGGACGGTCAATCGCCTGCTGGAAGAAACCCAGACCAACAATCTCGAAGACGCCTTTATCAAGATCGTGGGGGAGTAG
- a CDS encoding ABC transporter permease: MQLKNIKTIFAKELKDTLRDRRTLIFMLVVPIVAMPLLMTGISRLMISQVKKIEAQVSSLVVQNVQELPGDLQDTLRTSSQFKLIDETVYGDKALDSLKSGALDLVMVVPPNFRSAIELESPTDVEIYYDKADDMSNAAEDKLTALLKRYKDRTIAARLVKRNISTELLTPFEEVRNSIASPQKLAGQTFGRMLPYFFILMCFLGAMYPAIDLCVGEKERGTLETLLVAPATRGEFVLGKYGVILLAGMVAGLLCMVSMTYSLNNMMVGMGDMAAAMPKIEVNLSMIALILMIVIPLAGIFAAILLSVSIFAKSAKEAQGYMGFLNMFLIFPAFISFLPGVELNWTLSVIPVMNTSLIVRDAIAGEVHWQFIITAFVSTFVLASLALWFAKTWFEREEVLFRM; encoded by the coding sequence ATGCAACTCAAGAACATCAAGACCATTTTCGCCAAGGAACTCAAGGACACCCTCCGCGACCGCCGCACGTTGATCTTTATGCTGGTGGTGCCGATCGTCGCCATGCCGCTCCTGATGACCGGCATCTCCCGGCTGATGATCTCGCAGGTCAAGAAGATCGAAGCGCAAGTCTCGAGCCTGGTCGTGCAGAATGTGCAGGAGCTGCCCGGCGATCTGCAGGACACGCTGCGCACTTCATCACAGTTCAAGTTGATCGATGAGACCGTGTACGGCGACAAGGCCCTCGATTCGCTCAAGTCGGGCGCGCTCGACCTGGTCATGGTCGTGCCGCCGAACTTCCGTTCCGCGATCGAACTGGAATCGCCCACCGATGTCGAAATCTACTATGATAAGGCCGATGATATGTCGAACGCCGCCGAAGACAAACTCACGGCTCTGCTTAAACGCTATAAAGACCGCACTATCGCGGCACGGCTGGTCAAGCGCAATATCTCGACCGAATTGCTGACCCCCTTTGAGGAAGTTCGCAACAGCATCGCCTCGCCGCAAAAACTGGCCGGCCAGACCTTCGGCCGCATGCTGCCGTATTTCTTTATCCTGATGTGTTTCCTCGGCGCCATGTATCCCGCCATCGACCTGTGCGTCGGCGAGAAAGAGCGCGGCACGCTGGAGACCTTGCTCGTCGCTCCCGCCACCCGCGGCGAATTCGTGCTCGGCAAGTACGGCGTGATTCTGCTGGCCGGAATGGTCGCCGGTTTGCTTTGCATGGTTTCGATGACATATTCGCTCAATAATATGATGGTCGGGATGGGCGATATGGCGGCGGCCATGCCCAAGATCGAAGTCAATCTTTCGATGATCGCCCTGATCCTGATGATCGTCATCCCGCTGGCCGGCATTTTCGCGGCGATCTTGCTGTCGGTTTCGATCTTCGCCAAGTCGGCCAAGGAAGCGCAAGGCTACATGGGCTTCTTGAATATGTTCCTGATTTTCCCGGCCTTCATTTCCTTCCTGCCGGGCGTGGAACTCAACTGGACTCTCTCCGTCATCCCGGTGATGAATACCTCGCTGATTGTCCGCGATGCCATCGCCGGCGAAGTCCACTGGCAGTTTATCATCACGGCCTTTGTCTCAACCTTTGTGCTGGCTTCACTGGCATTGTGGTTCGCCAAGACCTGGTTCGAGCGCGAAGAGGTGCTCTTCCGCATGTAA
- a CDS encoding MFS transporter, with product MKPTAAIAPQPATDRQPGRLRIALRAFRHRNYRLYFVGQSISITGTWMQTIALNWLIYRLTDSPFMLGLIGFVLYAPNFFLAPIAGVFADRTSRFRIFFTAQVLSMLQAATLATLVLTDMIQVWHIIVLSAVQGMINSFDFPSRQSLVIQLVDDKSDLANAIALNSSMVNLARMLGPAFAGILIAAIGEGLCFLFNSISFIAVLGCLAAMRLRPQEGSSRESDIWRGFAEGLRYVRHSQSIRTVLALLAFVSIVGMPYAAIMPVFARDVLHGDSQTLGFLMGMTGVGAITAAIFLATRRRVIGLERMLALASTLLGSGLIFLSFMREIHLALPFMYLIGVGMISQIAVTNTLLQTLVDDDHRGRVISLYVACFVGMLPFGNLLYGSLASGIGAPGTMLVGGLLCLLASAAFLTQLRGWRETAYPILQERAAATASPAIAPAQPNSN from the coding sequence TTGAAGCCGACTGCCGCCATCGCCCCGCAACCCGCAACCGACCGACAACCCGGCCGTCTCCGGATCGCCCTCCGCGCTTTCCGCCATCGCAACTACCGCCTCTACTTCGTCGGGCAGTCGATTTCGATTACCGGCACGTGGATGCAGACCATCGCGCTCAACTGGCTGATCTATCGGCTCACCGACTCGCCCTTTATGCTCGGTCTGATCGGTTTCGTGCTCTACGCCCCCAACTTCTTCCTCGCGCCGATCGCCGGCGTCTTCGCCGACCGCACCAGCCGCTTCCGCATCTTTTTCACGGCGCAGGTGCTGTCGATGCTCCAGGCGGCCACGCTCGCCACGCTGGTCCTGACCGACATGATCCAGGTCTGGCACATCATCGTGCTGTCAGCCGTGCAGGGCATGATCAATTCCTTCGATTTCCCCTCCCGCCAGTCGCTGGTGATCCAACTGGTGGACGACAAGAGCGATCTGGCCAATGCCATCGCCCTCAATTCCTCGATGGTGAACCTCGCCCGCATGCTCGGCCCGGCGTTTGCCGGCATTTTGATCGCCGCCATCGGCGAGGGCCTCTGCTTCCTGTTCAATTCCATCAGTTTCATCGCCGTGCTCGGGTGTCTGGCCGCGATGCGCCTGCGTCCGCAGGAGGGCAGCTCGCGTGAAAGCGATATCTGGCGCGGCTTCGCCGAGGGCCTCCGCTACGTGCGCCACTCGCAGTCGATTCGCACCGTGCTCGCGCTGCTGGCGTTCGTCAGCATCGTCGGCATGCCGTATGCCGCGATCATGCCGGTCTTCGCGCGCGACGTCCTCCATGGCGACTCGCAAACCCTTGGCTTCCTGATGGGCATGACCGGCGTCGGCGCCATCACCGCCGCCATCTTCCTAGCGACGCGTCGCCGCGTTATCGGCCTCGAAAGGATGCTGGCGCTGGCATCAACCTTGCTCGGCAGCGGGCTGATTTTCCTCTCCTTTATGCGGGAAATCCACCTCGCGCTGCCGTTCATGTACCTGATCGGCGTCGGCATGATCTCCCAGATCGCCGTCACGAACACGCTCTTGCAGACCCTCGTCGACGACGACCATCGCGGCCGCGTGATCAGCCTCTACGTTGCCTGCTTCGTCGGCATGCTGCCGTTCGGCAATTTGCTCTACGGTTCGCTGGCCTCCGGCATCGGCGCTCCCGGGACAATGCTCGTCGGCGGGCTGCTCTGCCTTCTGGCCTCCGCCGCGTTTCTGACCCAATTGCGCGGCTGGCGCGAAACGGCCTACCCGATTCTCCAAGAGCGCGCCGCCGCGACAGCAAGCCCGGCAATCGCTCCAGCGCAACCCAACAGCAACTAA
- a CDS encoding imidazolonepropionase: MRMKLLRNCAQLITCANADDKPKCGAEQARLEFVANGAMVFDNQRIVWVGRESDLPESYRHLPTVDVIDCRGQIVTPGLVDPHTHPVFAATREDEFYMRNAGKTYMEIAEAGGGIRNSARRLRAADPDSLYSLGMRFLDRMLKSGTTTAEAKSGYGLSTHTEIKSLEVIQRLDADHAIDLVPTFLGAHEFPDEYRQHRNGYIDLLVNEMIPEVARRKLAKYCDIFTEAGVFDIEQSRRVMSAAKAHGFELKFHADELKSIGGAELAAELGAVSADHLVYVSDTGIQKMAAAGTIAVLLPATTFFLGHREYAPARKLIAAGVPVAIATDFNPGSSCTTSLPAAMTVAAIYLKMSPEEILIAVTFNSACAIGVQKQVGSLQAGKYADFVIWEAENYKQLPYFFAQNPVAAVYKRGRQVV; encoded by the coding sequence CTGCGTATGAAACTACTTCGCAATTGCGCTCAGCTGATCACCTGCGCCAACGCCGACGACAAACCCAAATGCGGCGCCGAGCAAGCCCGGCTGGAATTCGTCGCCAACGGCGCCATGGTCTTCGACAACCAACGCATCGTCTGGGTCGGCCGCGAGTCCGACCTGCCCGAAAGTTACCGCCACCTCCCCACAGTCGATGTCATCGATTGTCGTGGGCAGATCGTTACGCCCGGCCTCGTCGATCCGCACACGCATCCCGTGTTCGCCGCCACCCGCGAGGACGAGTTCTACATGCGCAATGCCGGCAAGACCTACATGGAAATCGCCGAAGCCGGCGGCGGCATTCGAAACTCTGCCCGGCGTCTGCGCGCCGCTGATCCTGACTCATTGTATTCGCTGGGGATGCGCTTCCTTGATCGCATGCTCAAGTCCGGCACGACGACCGCTGAGGCCAAGTCGGGCTATGGCCTTTCGACCCACACCGAAATCAAGTCGCTCGAAGTGATCCAGCGCCTCGACGCCGATCATGCCATCGATCTCGTCCCGACTTTTCTCGGTGCCCACGAATTTCCCGACGAGTACCGCCAACACCGCAATGGCTACATCGATCTGCTCGTCAACGAGATGATTCCCGAGGTCGCCCGCCGCAAACTGGCGAAGTACTGCGACATCTTCACCGAGGCTGGCGTCTTCGACATCGAGCAGTCGCGCCGGGTCATGTCCGCTGCCAAGGCACATGGCTTCGAGCTCAAGTTCCACGCCGACGAACTGAAATCCATCGGCGGCGCCGAACTCGCCGCCGAACTGGGCGCCGTTAGTGCCGATCACCTCGTGTATGTCTCTGACACCGGCATCCAGAAGATGGCTGCCGCCGGCACCATCGCCGTCCTCCTGCCGGCGACCACCTTTTTCCTCGGTCACCGCGAGTATGCGCCCGCGCGCAAGCTGATCGCCGCCGGCGTCCCCGTGGCGATCGCGACCGACTTCAATCCCGGCTCCTCCTGCACGACTTCGCTGCCGGCGGCCATGACGGTCGCGGCGATCTACCTGAAGATGTCGCCCGAAGAGATTCTCATCGCCGTCACTTTCAACTCTGCTTGCGCAATCGGCGTGCAGAAGCAGGTTGGCTCATTGCAGGCAGGGAAGTACGCCGACTTCGTGATCTGGGAGGCCGAAAACTACAAGCAGTTGCCCTACTTCTTTGCACAGAATCCCGTGGCCGCCGTCTACAAACGCGGGCGTCAGGTGGTATGA
- a CDS encoding LptE family protein — MKAAFVLLLCALLAGCGVYSFSSSSLGGVKSIAVPEFENKSLQYGIQQDLTRKLIDRFIQDNTLKIVAAADADAVLRGEVLRYERTAYTYDKSDNVSEYKVNIYVNFVLERKGGKILIEHQNLLGWGVYDAAAETEEDGKAEAIDKLARDIVDETTKSW, encoded by the coding sequence ATGAAAGCTGCATTCGTCCTTTTACTCTGTGCCTTGCTTGCCGGCTGCGGCGTCTATTCGTTCTCCAGTTCCTCTCTGGGTGGCGTCAAGTCGATTGCCGTCCCGGAATTCGAGAACAAGTCGCTCCAGTACGGCATCCAGCAGGACCTGACCCGCAAGCTCATCGACCGCTTCATTCAGGACAACACCCTGAAAATCGTCGCGGCCGCCGATGCCGACGCCGTCCTGCGCGGGGAGGTTCTCCGCTACGAACGGACCGCTTACACCTACGACAAGAGTGACAACGTGTCGGAATACAAGGTCAATATTTATGTCAATTTCGTCCTGGAACGGAAGGGCGGCAAGATCCTGATCGAGCACCAGAATCTCCTCGGCTGGGGCGTCTACGATGCCGCCGCCGAAACCGAAGAGGACGGTAAGGCGGAAGCGATCGATAAACTTGCCCGCGATATTGTCGATGAAACGACCAAAAGCTGGTAG
- a CDS encoding PorV/PorQ family protein, protein MFRSVVACITLALLTFSSTLVGGQSKVGTTAYPFLKIGVGAKALAMGGAFVGLANDESALYYNPAGLVGLTARSVSASYMNYIADIQSGNLMLVIPRGVEATDEYLEEENPISDARSTFAFGLNYLNYGDIDETNASGQVIDQFGGSDMAFTFAYSAKANRQLAVGAGVKFIYQKIDEYDSQGLAADIGLLYRLKDGRTNIGFSASNLGFQLSGLSENHKDPLPILIRAGLSHQLREIPLTVSGEGVVPSDNDVYGSLGVEFHPDLPLAFRAGYSSFGSNYKTDGDKDGTAGLSFGAGFKLPKLNVDYAYLPYADLGSLHRVNLAYQW, encoded by the coding sequence ATGTTCAGAAGCGTAGTCGCCTGCATCACTCTCGCTCTCCTCACCTTTTCCAGCACTTTGGTCGGCGGCCAGAGTAAGGTTGGCACCACCGCCTATCCATTCCTGAAAATCGGCGTCGGCGCCAAAGCGCTGGCCATGGGCGGCGCGTTCGTCGGTTTGGCCAATGACGAATCCGCGCTCTATTACAACCCCGCCGGTTTGGTCGGTCTGACCGCCCGCAGCGTCTCGGCATCCTACATGAATTACATCGCCGACATCCAGTCGGGCAACCTGATGCTGGTGATCCCGCGCGGCGTCGAAGCGACCGATGAATACCTTGAAGAAGAGAATCCGATCAGCGACGCCCGCTCCACGTTTGCCTTCGGCCTGAACTATCTCAACTATGGCGACATCGACGAAACTAATGCTTCCGGGCAGGTGATCGACCAGTTCGGCGGCTCCGATATGGCGTTCACGTTCGCCTACTCCGCCAAGGCTAATCGCCAGCTCGCGGTCGGCGCCGGCGTCAAGTTCATTTATCAAAAGATCGATGAATACGACTCGCAGGGACTCGCCGCCGATATCGGGCTGCTGTATCGACTCAAGGATGGCCGCACCAATATTGGCTTCTCTGCCTCGAATCTCGGATTCCAGCTCTCCGGCTTGTCCGAGAATCACAAAGATCCGCTGCCGATTCTGATCCGCGCCGGTCTCTCGCATCAACTGCGCGAAATCCCACTCACGGTCTCCGGCGAAGGCGTCGTGCCGTCCGACAACGACGTCTACGGCTCGCTCGGCGTGGAATTTCATCCCGATCTGCCGCTGGCATTTCGCGCCGGTTACAGCTCGTTCGGTTCAAACTACAAGACCGATGGCGACAAAGACGGCACCGCCGGCTTGTCGTTCGGCGCTGGCTTCAAGTTGCCCAAGCTGAACGTCGACTACGCTTACCTGCCGTATGCCGATCTCGGTTCGCTCCACCGCGTCAACCTGGCATACCAATGGTAG